One genomic region from Candidatus Omnitrophota bacterium encodes:
- a CDS encoding type II secretion system protein, whose product MILRPFFLRGNKGLTLVESLISIVLLGTLLVSVLGAFTISNLGASRARHRLAAMNVISGYMEQELRAGYDGGIGGEADYYETISSADPTPVTIDTRGTADTSDDLVGSLVPDPYFPDNVENADGTQITYIGVPFKIVGFVVTWNEDMNGQACSERAVCYVAYHTSS is encoded by the coding sequence ATGATACTGCGGCCATTTTTTTTACGCGGCAATAAAGGCCTCACGTTGGTCGAAAGCCTTATCAGTATAGTGCTTCTGGGCACGCTTTTGGTAAGCGTCCTCGGCGCTTTTACCATCTCAAACCTCGGGGCCTCGCGCGCGAGGCACAGGCTTGCGGCGATGAACGTCATCAGCGGTTACATGGAACAGGAATTGCGCGCGGGATATGACGGCGGGATCGGAGGCGAAGCCGATTATTACGAAACGATATCCTCGGCAGATCCGACACCCGTTACGATAGATACTCGGGGTACGGCCGATACGTCCGATGACCTGGTTGGCTCGCTGGTTCCGGATCCTTATTTTCCGGATAATGTGGAAAATGCCGATGGCACGCAGATAACATATATCGGGGTTCCTTTTAAAATCGTCGGCTTCGTCGTAACATGGAATGAAGATATGAACGGCCAGGCATGCAGCGAAAGGGCGGTTTGCTATGTCGCATACCATACGTCTTCCTGA
- a CDS encoding prepilin-type N-terminal cleavage/methylation domain-containing protein, with product MIFFHRKSYTLVELMIVVLVIAIILAIVVPNYLKTGRAAAKNACINNLKQIDGAIEQWALDNTIQSGTQPSIEQEEVIYVYIDGGKPACPSKGVYTIYPVGDKPQVRCSKESEGHTLP from the coding sequence ATGATCTTCTTCCACCGCAAGTCCTACACTTTGGTAGAATTGATGATAGTGGTCTTAGTGATCGCAATCATCCTCGCAATCGTTGTCCCTAATTATCTCAAAACAGGCAGGGCCGCTGCAAAGAATGCCTGTATAAATAACCTGAAACAGATTGACGGAGCCATTGAACAGTGGGCTCTGGACAATACTATCCAGAGCGGTACGCAGCCTTCGATCGAACAGGAAGAAGTGATCTATGTCTACATCGACGGCGGCAAGCCGGCTTGTCCTTCCAAGGGTGTATATACCATCTATCCTGTCGGAGACAAACCTCAAGTGAGATGCAGTAAAGAGAGCGAGGGGCATACACTGCCATGA
- a CDS encoding prepilin-type N-terminal cleavage/methylation domain-containing protein encodes MMIKMNRKGFTLVEIMIVVAIIGLLAAIAIPNFVRARQTALKNACIGNLKQIQGAIQVWAIDQGKNDTDAVVKDTDGATIGVVPDYLKKWPTCGTTAYATPATVAAAPVCPNSTTGHTL; translated from the coding sequence ATGATGATAAAGATGAACAGGAAAGGCTTTACGCTTGTTGAAATTATGATAGTAGTCGCAATTATCGGTCTATTGGCGGCGATAGCCATTCCGAACTTCGTCAGAGCAAGGCAGACTGCGTTGAAGAACGCCTGCATCGGCAACCTGAAGCAGATACAGGGAGCGATCCAGGTGTGGGCCATAGATCAGGGCAAGAACGATACGGATGCCGTAGTGAAGGATACAGACGGCGCTACGATCGGTGTTGTTCCTGATTACCTGAAGAAATGGCCTACATGCGGAACTACTGCGTATGCCACACCTGCAACAGTGGCTGCTGCTCCGGTATGTCCGAATAGCACAACGGGCCACACATTATAA
- a CDS encoding type II secretion system F family protein, whose product MGKFKYAAKDNSGNAVTGTIEAKNRAEVIDILRKKDVIIVSVSEQVSGFKFPSLLGGKKKVKLDDIVIFSRQLATMVDAGIPLVGGLDILGEQMDNKAFAAIVVNVRSDVEAGASLSDAMSKQKNIFSSLFVNMVKAGESSGMLDEILDRLAEYLEKTSSLQKKVKSALVYPAIVSLMAIGITFVLLWKVVPVFRTIFEGFGAELPMPTRILLSISDALQKFAAVIFIGLIAGGFMLNKFLKTEKGRFRLDSFMLKMPIFGILFRKVAISKFTRTLATLIKSGVPILASLEIVSKTSGNKVVEKAIDDVRTSVKEGESIAQPLARSKIFPPMVTRMVLVGEQSGQLEKMLSKIADFYDEQVDSSVSALTSLIEPLIIAFLGIVIGSIVICMFLPIFKITAVMGV is encoded by the coding sequence ATGGGAAAGTTCAAATATGCGGCAAAAGACAATAGCGGGAATGCGGTAACCGGGACCATTGAGGCAAAGAACCGCGCGGAAGTCATAGATATACTCAGGAAAAAAGATGTCATTATAGTTTCGGTCAGCGAACAGGTTTCCGGTTTTAAATTTCCCTCCCTGCTCGGCGGCAAGAAGAAAGTAAAATTGGATGATATAGTGATATTCTCGCGGCAGCTTGCCACTATGGTGGATGCGGGCATACCTCTTGTAGGAGGGCTTGATATTCTCGGTGAGCAGATGGACAACAAGGCCTTTGCCGCCATCGTCGTTAATGTGCGAAGCGACGTGGAGGCGGGCGCCAGCCTTTCAGACGCCATGTCAAAGCAGAAAAACATCTTCTCGTCCCTGTTTGTGAATATGGTAAAAGCCGGCGAATCGAGCGGTATGTTGGACGAGATACTCGACCGACTTGCGGAATACCTGGAAAAGACGAGCTCTCTTCAAAAGAAGGTGAAATCAGCTCTTGTCTATCCGGCTATAGTCAGTTTAATGGCTATTGGTATTACTTTCGTTCTTCTATGGAAGGTGGTGCCTGTATTCAGGACCATATTTGAAGGATTTGGGGCAGAGTTGCCAATGCCGACCCGTATCCTGCTCAGTATCAGCGATGCGCTCCAGAAATTCGCGGCGGTGATATTTATAGGATTGATTGCCGGCGGATTTATGCTTAACAAGTTCCTTAAAACAGAAAAAGGGCGGTTCCGGCTCGATTCATTTATGCTAAAAATGCCGATCTTTGGCATCCTGTTCAGAAAGGTTGCCATAAGCAAATTTACCAGGACTCTCGCTACTCTTATAAAATCGGGTGTCCCAATACTTGCGTCGCTTGAAATAGTCAGCAAAACATCGGGAAATAAGGTAGTTGAAAAGGCCATAGATGATGTTCGAACGAGTGTTAAGGAAGGAGAAAGTATAGCTCAGCCATTGGCAAGGTCAAAGATATTTCCTCCTATGGTTACCAGGATGGTCCTTGTGGGCGAACAATCAGGTCAGTTGGAGAAAATGCTGTCAAAAATAGCCGATTTTTATGATGAACAGGTAGATTCTTCGGTAAGCGCCCTGACAAGCCTTATAGAGCCCCTTATAATAGCATTTTTGGGTATTGTTATAGGGTCGATTGTTATATGTATGTTCCTGCCGATATTCAAAATAACCGCTGTCATGGGAGTGTAG